One stretch of Pseudomonadota bacterium DNA includes these proteins:
- a CDS encoding radical SAM protein has protein sequence MLELRGPVVAALEVTPAGPAWSGHAYFKGETRPPLTPSQWGDVVEKLGAYVSEFRVCGGEPTTRPDLLEILDHLERAKRPYHIFTTGVWSDRPSLLLGLKKLTYIQSFLVYLHGHDAETHGAFTGNAEEFDEVVKTIELVAATGLEVNTSTVITRQNAAHAEALVDLANRRGARHAVFNRYVGPPRPDVEPDRDTLKAALASLDDMRQLGYNVALGTCVPACYNESFSQGCSAGITYCAVDPWGQMRPCDHSPTRVGNVLEHKVLDIWRGKAMRAWRNRLPSACTTCSKVTFCPGGCRSEAELLGVDHDPLIGSPLPVEPPALLEVTLEEDLCPLPKYDIREEDFGWSLIRQTHVIPVTKKAGTLLYAFDGKTTLADIEKRFGAAALSFVYSLYERNFVDFRPRDMAEITP, from the coding sequence ATGCTCGAGCTCAGGGGGCCCGTCGTCGCGGCCCTCGAAGTCACTCCCGCCGGTCCGGCGTGGTCTGGCCACGCCTATTTCAAGGGTGAGACGCGCCCTCCGCTGACGCCGTCACAGTGGGGCGATGTCGTCGAGAAGCTGGGCGCGTACGTCAGCGAGTTCCGCGTGTGCGGAGGCGAACCCACGACCCGACCCGACCTCCTCGAGATCCTCGACCATCTCGAGCGCGCCAAGCGCCCCTACCACATCTTCACGACGGGCGTGTGGTCAGATCGTCCGAGCCTCCTGCTCGGGCTCAAGAAGCTCACCTACATCCAGTCGTTCCTCGTCTACCTGCACGGCCACGATGCGGAGACCCACGGCGCCTTCACCGGCAACGCGGAAGAGTTCGACGAGGTGGTGAAGACCATCGAGCTGGTGGCCGCCACCGGCCTCGAGGTGAACACGAGCACCGTGATCACGCGCCAGAACGCAGCCCACGCCGAGGCACTGGTCGACCTCGCAAACCGCCGAGGGGCCCGGCACGCCGTATTCAACCGCTACGTCGGACCGCCCCGCCCCGACGTGGAACCCGATCGCGACACGCTCAAGGCAGCGCTGGCATCGCTCGACGACATGCGCCAGCTCGGCTACAACGTGGCCCTCGGAACCTGCGTGCCCGCCTGTTACAACGAGTCGTTCTCGCAAGGCTGCTCAGCGGGCATCACCTACTGCGCCGTCGATCCGTGGGGCCAGATGCGACCCTGCGACCACTCGCCAACTCGGGTGGGGAACGTTCTCGAGCACAAAGTTCTCGACATCTGGCGTGGAAAGGCCATGCGCGCGTGGCGCAACCGTCTGCCGAGCGCCTGCACGACGTGCAGCAAGGTCACCTTCTGCCCCGGTGGATGCCGCTCGGAAGCCGAGCTCCTGGGGGTCGACCACGACCCGCTCATCGGTTCGCCCCTTCCCGTGGAGCCGCCCGCTCTGCTCGAGGTCACCCTCGAAGAAGACCTCTGCCCGCTTCCCAAGTACGACATCCGCGAAGAAGACTTCGGCTGGTCGCTCATCCGACAGACCCACGTCATCCCCGTGACCAAGAAGGCCGGCACCCTGCTGTACGCCTTCGACGGCAAGACCACGCTCGCCGACATCGAGAAGCGCTTCGGAGCCGCCGCCCTCTCGTTCGTGTACTCGCTCTACGAGCGCAACTTCGTCGATTTCCGGCCCCGTGACATGGCCGAGATCACCCCCTAG